One window of Vicinamibacterales bacterium genomic DNA carries:
- a CDS encoding 2-oxoacid:acceptor oxidoreductase subunit alpha has protein sequence MAAITLTEHIVEIISDSGEGAQKCGQSLGAIAAQMGNGVWTTEIIPAEIRPPARSVAGASGVRIRIGAGPVTNGGDETDLVVAFNEQVLLGRVRARELKPDCIILLEDMWRHHADPKVAAAYVETHDRLVAAGYRVREIPMEQECRTLVADARRGKNMFALGMLCRIYSLDLKLAGEQVVQMFGKKDQRVIDANIALLEAGHRWAGANLEFSYDIPAVRSTEPQIVVNGNTALALGVLASGMEICAMYPITPATSVSHYLSEVFEKVGGIVHQAEDEIAACAFAIGASYAGKCAVTITSGPGFSLKQEGIGLAVMGEIPLVVVNVQRGGPSTGQPTKTEQGDLLTAIFGSHGDAPKVVMAPATIEDCFYSIITARRIAETFNMVVVVLSDATLATSQQPFPRPVFSDSWMAPPVDQSPVPEGARPYDWDDTTGLARRFIPGQPGGMHTLTGLAHDRDSHVAYDADSNEQALRARSLKLAALQKTLAPPPVVGEATGDLLVIGWGSTRGAIEEAVGSLRAEGHKVSSMHLRFLQPLPPGIKEIMQGFDQVMTIESNWSDRPGDAIIDDSNRRYSALAMLLRARYLVDVDCFSEVRGQPIRPSTIRRAASEKLARVPGKVATP, from the coding sequence GTGGCGGCGATCACGCTGACAGAGCACATTGTCGAGATCATCAGCGATTCCGGTGAGGGCGCGCAGAAGTGCGGCCAGTCGCTGGGCGCGATCGCGGCGCAGATGGGCAACGGCGTCTGGACCACGGAGATCATCCCGGCCGAGATCCGGCCGCCGGCGCGCAGCGTGGCCGGCGCCAGCGGCGTCCGCATCCGCATCGGCGCGGGGCCGGTGACCAACGGCGGCGACGAGACCGACCTGGTCGTCGCCTTCAACGAGCAGGTCCTGCTCGGGCGGGTGCGAGCGAGGGAGCTCAAACCCGACTGCATCATCCTGCTCGAGGACATGTGGCGCCACCACGCCGACCCGAAGGTCGCCGCGGCCTACGTCGAAACTCACGACCGGCTCGTGGCCGCGGGCTACCGGGTGCGCGAAATTCCGATGGAGCAGGAGTGCCGCACGCTGGTCGCGGATGCGCGGCGCGGCAAGAACATGTTCGCGCTGGGCATGCTGTGCCGGATCTACAGCCTGGATCTGAAACTCGCCGGTGAGCAGGTCGTGCAGATGTTCGGCAAGAAGGACCAGCGCGTCATCGATGCCAACATCGCCTTGCTCGAAGCGGGTCATCGGTGGGCGGGCGCCAATCTCGAGTTCAGCTACGACATTCCCGCGGTCCGGTCGACCGAGCCGCAGATCGTGGTCAACGGCAACACGGCGCTGGCGCTGGGTGTGCTCGCCTCGGGAATGGAGATCTGCGCGATGTACCCGATCACGCCCGCCACCTCGGTCTCGCACTACCTGTCGGAGGTCTTCGAGAAGGTCGGCGGCATCGTGCACCAGGCGGAAGACGAGATTGCGGCCTGTGCCTTCGCCATCGGCGCGTCCTATGCCGGCAAATGTGCGGTCACCATCACGTCGGGCCCGGGGTTTTCGCTCAAACAGGAGGGCATCGGGCTGGCCGTGATGGGGGAGATCCCGCTGGTGGTGGTGAACGTCCAGCGCGGCGGACCCAGCACCGGGCAGCCGACCAAGACCGAGCAGGGCGATCTGCTGACGGCGATCTTCGGCAGCCATGGCGACGCGCCGAAGGTGGTGATGGCGCCGGCCACCATCGAGGACTGTTTCTACTCCATCATCACCGCGCGCCGGATCGCCGAGACCTTCAACATGGTGGTCGTCGTGCTGTCGGACGCCACCCTGGCCACCTCGCAGCAGCCGTTCCCGCGGCCGGTGTTCAGCGACAGCTGGATGGCGCCGCCCGTGGACCAGAGCCCGGTGCCCGAGGGGGCCAGGCCCTACGACTGGGACGACACCACCGGCCTCGCCCGCCGGTTCATCCCGGGGCAGCCCGGTGGCATGCACACGCTGACCGGCCTGGCGCACGACCGCGACAGCCACGTCGCCTACGACGCCGACAGCAACGAGCAGGCGCTGCGGGCCCGCAGCCTGAAGTTGGCGGCGCTGCAGAAGACGCTGGCGCCGCCGCCGGTCGTCGGCGAGGCGACCGGCGACCTGTTGGTGATCGGCTGGGGCAGCACCAGGGGCGCCATCGAGGAGGCGGTCGGGTCGCTGCGCGCCGAGGGACACAAGGTGTCGTCCATGCACCTGCGGTTCCTGCAGCCCCTGCCACCGGGGATCAAGGAGATCATGCAGGGCTTCGACCAGGTCATGACGATCGAAAGCAACTGGAGCGACCGCCCGGGGGACGCGATCATCGACGACAGCAACCGCCGCTATTCGGCGCTGGCCATGCTGCTGCGCGCGCGCTACCTGGTGGACGTGGATTGCTTCAGTGAAGTCAGGGGCCAGCCGATCCGGCCCAGCACGATCCGCCGGGCCGCCAGCGAGAAGCTGGCACGGGTGCCGGGAAAGGTGGCCACGCCATGA
- a CDS encoding HigA family addiction module antitoxin yields the protein MLPTHRPPTHPGEMLLKEFLEPLDVSQVEAARRMNIPFQRLNSIIKGRRGGSADTALLLEGLTRWDAQIWLTLQAKWDLWHALRARGRRPRVKALHL from the coding sequence ATGCTGCCGACCCATCGTCCACCCACCCATCCCGGCGAAATGCTGCTCAAGGAGTTCCTCGAGCCGCTCGACGTGTCGCAGGTCGAGGCTGCCCGCCGGATGAATATTCCGTTCCAGCGTCTCAACTCGATCATCAAGGGGCGCCGGGGGGGCAGCGCCGACACCGCGCTGCTCCTGGAGGGCTTGACGCGCTGGGACGCGCAGATCTGGCTGACGCTGCAAGCGAAGTGGGATCTCTGGCATGCGCTGCGCGCGCGCGGTCGGCGACCCAGAGTCAAGGCCCTTCATCTGTGA
- a CDS encoding PadR family transcriptional regulator, producing MGRVPDGLLPGTLDMLILRVLATAPLHGYGIAQRLKLVSSDVLAVGESSLYPALQRLLLNGDVEAEWELSDRNRRARYYTLTRAGRKRLATEQASYDRMHAAIRKVLAHA from the coding sequence ATGGGCCGTGTTCCTGATGGGCTTCTGCCCGGCACGTTAGACATGCTTATCCTCCGGGTGCTGGCGACGGCTCCACTCCACGGATACGGTATCGCGCAGCGCTTGAAGCTGGTGTCCAGTGACGTGCTCGCTGTCGGGGAGAGCTCGCTGTACCCCGCCCTACAACGGCTCCTGCTGAACGGCGATGTCGAGGCGGAATGGGAATTATCCGATCGCAATCGCCGCGCCCGCTACTACACCCTGACCCGTGCCGGCCGTAAGCGATTGGCCACCGAGCAGGCGTCCTACGACCGGATGCATGCCGCCATCCGGAAGGTGCTCGCGCACGCGTGA
- a CDS encoding helix-turn-helix transcriptional regulator yields the protein MTSKKDYVVGSGNVFADLKVPRPEEALAKAELAHKITTLIERRGLTQAEAAKLLDVDQPKISALRRGRLSGFSLDRLVRFVVLLGHDVEIVVKKRSRGQARLLVA from the coding sequence ATGACATCCAAGAAAGACTACGTAGTGGGAAGCGGCAATGTCTTTGCCGATTTGAAGGTCCCCCGCCCCGAAGAAGCGCTGGCCAAGGCGGAACTCGCGCACAAGATCACGACGCTCATCGAACGTCGCGGCCTGACCCAGGCGGAAGCGGCCAAGCTTCTGGACGTGGATCAACCCAAGATCTCTGCCCTGCGACGCGGACGCCTGTCGGGCTTCTCGCTCGATCGCCTCGTGCGGTTTGTGGTCCTGCTCGGCCACGATGTGGAAATTGTGGTGAAGAAGCGGTCCCGGGGTCAGGCCCGACTGCTCGTCGCGTAG
- a CDS encoding sulfide/dihydroorotate dehydrogenase-like FAD/NAD-binding protein: protein MANFEIVAREDFSDVTYLLEVRHPLMAKAARPGQFVIVMLNAHGERIPLTIADFDRAAGTVTLVIQAVGKTTRQMQQECRVGTSLHAMVGPMGIPSPTTKAKKVVCVGGGLGVAPIFPQARGFKDSGAYVIAVLGFRTKSLVFWKDKFAACCDELILCTNDGSAGIKGLITDGIKVALERHADIDEVVAIGPPVMMKACADATRARQIKTIVSVNPIMVDGTGMCGGCRVKVGGQVKFACVDGPDFDGHQVDFDDLMVRLRRYTTVEQAAQERWSESCRMTRQVGPSALDALARGSAEQSDLLELPDNDALGG from the coding sequence ATGGCCAACTTCGAGATCGTGGCACGCGAGGACTTCTCCGACGTCACTTACCTCCTTGAAGTACGCCATCCCCTGATGGCCAAGGCGGCCAGGCCCGGGCAGTTCGTCATCGTCATGCTCAACGCCCACGGCGAGCGGATCCCGCTCACCATTGCGGATTTTGACCGCGCCGCGGGCACCGTCACTCTGGTCATTCAAGCCGTCGGTAAGACCACCAGGCAAATGCAGCAGGAATGCCGGGTGGGGACGTCCCTCCACGCGATGGTCGGCCCGATGGGCATTCCCAGCCCGACCACCAAGGCGAAAAAGGTGGTGTGCGTGGGCGGCGGCCTGGGCGTCGCACCGATCTTTCCGCAGGCGCGGGGCTTCAAGGACAGCGGCGCGTACGTGATTGCGGTCCTCGGGTTCCGCACCAAAAGCCTCGTATTCTGGAAGGACAAGTTCGCCGCGTGTTGCGATGAACTCATCCTGTGCACGAACGACGGCTCGGCGGGGATCAAGGGCCTGATCACCGACGGCATCAAGGTGGCGCTCGAGCGCCACGCCGACATCGACGAAGTCGTCGCCATCGGCCCGCCCGTGATGATGAAGGCGTGCGCCGATGCGACCCGCGCGCGCCAGATCAAGACCATCGTCAGCGTCAACCCGATCATGGTGGACGGGACCGGGATGTGCGGCGGGTGCCGGGTCAAGGTCGGCGGGCAGGTGAAGTTCGCGTGTGTCGACGGCCCGGACTTCGACGGCCACCAGGTCGATTTCGACGACTTGATGGTCCGGCTGCGGCGCTACACGACGGTGGAGCAGGCCGCGCAGGAGCGTTGGTCCGAGAGCTGCCGCATGACCAGGCAGGTCGGTCCGAGCGCCCTCGACGCGCTGGCCCGCGGCAGCGCCGAGCAGAGCGATCTGCTCGAACTGCCAGACAACGACGCACTGGGCGGATAG
- a CDS encoding type II toxin-antitoxin system RelE/ParE family toxin — translation MKHAAPKPVVWMGDSLAQLQAFPPAVQDETGYAIYLAQVGGKHPKAKPLKGLGSGVLEVVSDHRGDTFRAVYTVRFQDRVYVLHAFQKKSKRGIATPQPDIDLLKRRLARAAALDAARSTKP, via the coding sequence ATGAAGCATGCCGCGCCCAAGCCGGTCGTCTGGATGGGCGACTCGTTGGCGCAGCTGCAGGCCTTTCCGCCGGCGGTCCAGGATGAGACCGGGTACGCAATCTACCTGGCACAAGTCGGCGGGAAGCATCCGAAGGCCAAGCCGCTCAAGGGGCTGGGCTCTGGCGTCCTGGAGGTCGTGTCGGACCACCGAGGCGACACGTTTCGCGCGGTGTACACCGTTCGGTTTCAGGACCGGGTGTACGTCCTCCATGCGTTTCAGAAGAAATCCAAGCGGGGCATCGCCACGCCGCAGCCGGACATCGACCTGTTGAAACGGCGCCTCGCACGGGCGGCCGCTCTTGATGCCGCAAGGAGTACTAAGCCATGA
- a CDS encoding PDZ domain-containing protein, translating into MLSSARIITLSTLVIVASTPTNASQTASAPEPSVVSAKFDMEGLSQFLVPVRVNDVSFWCSLDSGGSWVLSIDRVKALNAGLRPNRTGSSAGVGTEVVRDDRVDGVTVALGSVILHDRTIVLRPFPAITPDMDCVMGLALLQDYVVEFDYLGARLRIFDAKSFRPSSKAAPVRFNIDRFRNPYLETRLSLGKADEIRANLMLDTGASYYSAVLMHSFIAGNNILNRLGRVVQEVSHTPNLALAATRLARMAVGPFEVAEPVSALIQTPSVGIIHDGLVGAGFFRRFTATFDYTRQQLWLESNGRLAERQQFDASGVEFRHAENDAFAVLAIAPDSPGAMAGLEAGDVLLEIDGRSATGMALAEIKARLSRPGTTCVLRINRKGAMRTATLQLKDRL; encoded by the coding sequence ATGCTGTCATCCGCGCGAATCATCACGCTAAGCACCCTGGTTATCGTGGCCAGCACGCCCACCAACGCGTCTCAGACTGCCAGCGCCCCAGAACCGAGCGTCGTCTCGGCGAAGTTCGACATGGAGGGTCTGTCTCAGTTCCTGGTTCCGGTACGCGTCAATGATGTGAGCTTCTGGTGCAGTCTCGATTCAGGTGGGAGTTGGGTGCTGTCGATTGACAGGGTCAAGGCGCTCAACGCTGGGCTTCGCCCGAACCGGACGGGCTCCAGCGCAGGTGTCGGAACGGAAGTCGTTCGGGACGATCGGGTGGACGGCGTGACGGTGGCGCTGGGCAGCGTGATACTGCATGACAGGACGATTGTGCTGCGACCGTTCCCCGCCATCACGCCAGACATGGACTGTGTCATGGGGTTGGCGCTACTGCAGGACTACGTAGTGGAGTTCGACTACCTCGGGGCTCGGCTCCGAATCTTTGACGCTAAGAGCTTTCGACCATCGTCAAAGGCTGCCCCGGTACGTTTCAACATCGATCGCTTCCGCAACCCCTATCTGGAGACCCGCCTCAGCCTAGGCAAGGCCGACGAGATTCGAGCCAATCTGATGTTGGATACAGGCGCGAGCTACTACTCCGCGGTGCTGATGCATTCGTTCATCGCGGGGAACAACATCTTGAATCGCCTGGGCCGAGTCGTCCAGGAGGTCTCACACACGCCGAACCTTGCCCTCGCCGCTACGCGGCTGGCCCGAATGGCAGTCGGCCCGTTCGAGGTCGCAGAGCCCGTGAGCGCACTGATCCAGACACCCTCGGTCGGCATTATCCATGACGGGCTTGTGGGCGCGGGGTTCTTCAGACGGTTTACGGCGACGTTCGACTACACCCGGCAGCAGCTGTGGCTCGAATCCAACGGCCGGTTGGCGGAGCGACAACAGTTCGATGCGAGCGGCGTGGAGTTTCGACACGCGGAAAATGACGCATTTGCCGTTCTGGCCATCGCGCCTGATTCACCGGGCGCGATGGCGGGCCTGGAAGCAGGAGACGTGCTGCTGGAAATCGACGGTCGCAGTGCCACAGGTATGGCGCTCGCCGAAATCAAGGCGCGCCTGAGTCGTCCCGGGACGACGTGCGTCCTGCGCATCAACCGAAAAGGCGCTATGCGCACGGCCACCTTGCAGTTGAAGGACCGCCTGTGA
- a CDS encoding type II toxin-antitoxin system RelE/ParE family toxin: MIRSLADESTRDIWNGVNSKAARRIPRAIWPVIQRKLDQIDVVTKLDNLRVPPRKRLHRLVDDLAGFHAIRVNDQYRIIFRFEGEHACDVRCADYH, encoded by the coding sequence ATGATCCGGTCGTTGGCCGACGAGTCGACCAGGGACATCTGGAACGGCGTCAACAGCAAAGCCGCCCGGAGGATTCCTCGAGCCATCTGGCCGGTCATCCAGCGCAAGCTGGATCAGATCGACGTGGTGACGAAGCTCGACAACTTGCGAGTGCCACCGCGGAAACGGCTCCACCGCCTGGTCGATGATCTGGCCGGATTCCACGCCATTCGCGTCAACGATCAGTATCGGATCATCTTTCGATTCGAGGGAGAGCACGCCTGCGACGTGCGGTGCGCCGACTACCACTGA
- a CDS encoding ADOP family duplicated permease has protein sequence MTRLRHRGQAADVAEELRVHHAMAQEDLERSGSSAAEAHDQARRALGNELKAREDARAVWMPPRLDHCWQDIRFAVRQIRRAPAFALTAIAMSGLGVGALTAVFSFVNAVWFVPLPYPGVDRVLALATPDGGSVDGVTFHAARERLRSFATVAAQRNGSGWNLAVGDHAEYVESLRVSQAFFEVVGVTPLIGRGFSTAEDSEGGPSAVVVSHEIWQRVFSRRSDTIGQVVTLGGTPHEVVGVMPEGFRSIPAADVWTPLRLSSQDNSLNYVMLARLAPDATVQQAATVLDLVKADLLATQPERTHARIRNLQWLPLHQLLGREPLMLMLLLLVAVTAVVTVACTNLAGLQLLRTMARRHEMATRMALGGGSSRIVQQLLTEALVLAAIGGAAGVAVAAISLPVLTQFTPAELLVGRRLIVDGRVLGFAVAVTAAVAVLFGLAPAMAARRVDLRSALSDGARQGGSRTAAWWRRGLLTGQLAGTMALLVLAGMLVRTIAQMYQAELGFDPSNVTVGKMSLQGKSFEDPARVAQFVEAALARVRDVPGVLSVAVANHVPVERGLNMPLDAPVGARIAQARSVDWRYVTPEYFELLRIAVRQGRAFDEQDRSGAPAVAVVSEAFARTYFGDANVLGRSISLVPQMRDMPREIVGVVADVRSRPGAGWTRGFSALGADPPPIVYVPLAQVPPPVMSIAHRAFPATWMVRTAAFIPDLDRQIETAVRATDSSVAFVRFLPMTQLVADDVDGPRVIASAISVFAMVALLIACVGVYGVVAYATSQRARETAIRVALGATRGSLLRQFLQETVASATVGLILGLAATAAISRAVTMFIGSTSALEPVAIAAAALLLSGALGVASVVPALKASRADPLRALRIE, from the coding sequence GTGACACGGCTCCGGCATCGAGGGCAGGCGGCCGACGTCGCCGAAGAACTGCGGGTTCATCACGCGATGGCACAGGAGGACCTCGAGCGCTCGGGCTCGTCCGCCGCGGAGGCACATGATCAGGCGCGACGCGCACTAGGCAACGAGTTGAAAGCCCGGGAGGATGCGCGCGCGGTATGGATGCCCCCCCGGCTCGACCATTGCTGGCAAGACATCCGCTTCGCGGTACGACAGATCCGACGGGCGCCAGCGTTTGCGCTCACTGCCATCGCGATGTCGGGGCTGGGTGTCGGCGCGCTGACCGCGGTCTTCAGCTTTGTGAACGCGGTGTGGTTCGTGCCCTTGCCGTATCCAGGTGTTGATCGGGTCCTCGCCCTTGCGACCCCTGACGGTGGGTCCGTCGATGGCGTCACGTTCCATGCGGCACGTGAACGGTTGCGATCGTTTGCGACAGTCGCGGCGCAACGAAACGGATCCGGTTGGAACCTCGCGGTCGGTGATCACGCCGAGTACGTCGAGAGCCTCCGCGTCTCTCAGGCATTCTTCGAGGTTGTCGGTGTGACACCCTTGATCGGTCGCGGGTTCTCGACGGCCGAAGATAGCGAGGGCGGTCCCAGCGCAGTAGTAGTGAGCCACGAAATCTGGCAGCGCGTATTCTCCCGGCGGTCCGATACCATCGGGCAAGTTGTCACCCTCGGCGGCACCCCCCATGAAGTCGTCGGGGTGATGCCCGAGGGGTTCCGCTCCATTCCGGCCGCTGACGTCTGGACGCCCCTCCGCCTATCGAGCCAGGACAACTCGTTGAACTACGTAATGCTCGCTCGCCTCGCGCCGGACGCCACGGTTCAACAGGCGGCAACCGTCCTCGACCTCGTCAAAGCCGATCTGTTGGCTACGCAACCAGAACGCACGCACGCCCGCATCCGCAACCTGCAGTGGTTGCCCTTGCACCAACTCCTCGGTCGCGAGCCGTTGATGTTGATGCTGTTGCTGTTGGTGGCGGTGACAGCGGTTGTCACCGTCGCGTGCACCAACCTGGCCGGCCTCCAGCTGTTGCGCACGATGGCACGACGACACGAGATGGCCACGCGAATGGCCTTGGGCGGCGGCAGCAGTCGGATCGTGCAGCAGCTACTGACCGAGGCTCTTGTGCTCGCTGCTATCGGCGGGGCGGCTGGCGTCGCGGTCGCCGCAATTAGCTTGCCGGTGCTGACGCAATTCACGCCCGCAGAACTTCTGGTTGGCCGGCGACTGATTGTGGACGGCCGCGTGCTCGGGTTCGCGGTCGCCGTCACTGCCGCCGTTGCGGTGTTGTTCGGTCTCGCGCCCGCTATGGCCGCGCGGCGGGTCGACCTGCGCAGTGCACTCTCGGATGGTGCGCGCCAAGGCGGTTCGCGGACGGCGGCGTGGTGGCGCCGCGGACTGTTGACAGGACAGCTGGCGGGCACCATGGCGCTGCTGGTGCTCGCAGGCATGCTCGTGCGCACGATTGCTCAGATGTACCAGGCGGAGCTTGGCTTCGATCCTTCAAATGTCACGGTTGGCAAGATGTCGCTGCAAGGGAAGTCGTTCGAGGATCCCGCGCGCGTTGCGCAGTTCGTCGAAGCTGCGCTCGCCCGAGTGCGAGACGTGCCAGGCGTGCTCTCCGTTGCCGTGGCAAATCACGTTCCGGTCGAGCGCGGTCTCAACATGCCGCTCGACGCTCCCGTCGGGGCACGGATCGCCCAGGCGCGAAGCGTGGACTGGCGGTACGTGACGCCCGAGTATTTCGAGCTGTTGCGGATTGCGGTCCGCCAGGGACGTGCGTTCGACGAGCAGGACCGGTCGGGCGCCCCAGCAGTCGCGGTGGTGAGTGAGGCTTTCGCGCGGACATACTTTGGCGACGCGAACGTTCTCGGCCGGTCGATCTCGTTGGTGCCGCAGATGAGGGATATGCCCCGCGAGATCGTCGGCGTGGTGGCCGACGTTCGGAGTCGTCCCGGTGCCGGCTGGACGCGCGGATTCAGCGCGCTTGGCGCCGATCCACCGCCGATCGTCTACGTGCCGTTGGCGCAGGTGCCGCCACCGGTCATGTCGATCGCTCACCGGGCCTTTCCTGCCACCTGGATGGTCCGAACGGCCGCCTTCATTCCCGACCTCGATCGGCAAATCGAGACAGCGGTCCGCGCGACAGACTCGTCGGTCGCGTTCGTGCGCTTCTTGCCGATGACGCAGCTCGTTGCAGATGACGTCGACGGACCGCGCGTGATCGCGTCGGCCATCAGTGTCTTCGCGATGGTGGCGCTCCTGATTGCGTGCGTCGGAGTGTATGGCGTGGTCGCCTATGCCACCAGCCAGCGCGCACGTGAGACGGCCATTCGAGTGGCGCTTGGCGCGACGCGCGGTTCCTTGCTCCGTCAGTTTCTGCAGGAGACCGTCGCCAGTGCGACGGTCGGCCTCATCCTGGGACTGGCGGCGACCGCCGCCATTTCCCGCGCAGTCACCATGTTCATCGGCAGTACCTCGGCGCTGGAACCAGTGGCCATTGCGGCCGCGGCATTGCTGCTTTCGGGTGCTCTGGGCGTAGCTAGTGTGGTGCCGGCGCTGAAGGCGAGCCGCGCCGATCCGCTCCGTGCACTCAGGATCGAGTAG
- the gltA gene encoding NADPH-dependent glutamate synthase, with translation MATKRTIRSIPQARTPMREQDPKARARNFEEVACGYTLDEAFRESERCLHCPDEPCIAGCPVGINIPAFIKQIGERNLRGAYDVITATNLLPSVCGRVCPQESQCEGSCTVGASLEAVAIGRLERFVGDTAIKEGWVNIPHIEPGRFKVGIVGSGPAGMACAADMAKAGCEVTVYEAFHEAGGVLKYGIPDFRLPNAVIDAEIENLKKLGVTFECNTLVGRLFTIEQMIDEMGFHAVFVGVGAGYPTMLGIPGDSLNGVLSANELLTRCNLMRARDSSFDTPMPIGHRVAVVGAGNTAMDAMRVALRLGAKEVHCIYRRSRAEAPARAEELHHAEQEGIEFHWLTSPVSILDDGSGNVRGMRCVRMELGEPDQSGRRRPVPVAGSEFDFEADLIVYAIGTNANPIMGQTSSLALDPRGYIATDGTLATSVAGVFAGGDIVTGAATVIEAMGAGRLAARSMKAYLGIRDPGRPYRDQDRGEAVTLFGIDTRERNFARVVVR, from the coding sequence ATGGCGACGAAACGGACGATTCGCAGCATTCCACAGGCGCGCACGCCGATGCGCGAGCAGGATCCAAAGGCCCGGGCGAGGAACTTCGAGGAAGTGGCCTGTGGCTACACCCTCGACGAGGCGTTCCGCGAATCGGAGCGTTGCCTGCACTGCCCGGACGAGCCCTGCATCGCCGGCTGCCCGGTCGGCATCAACATCCCCGCGTTCATCAAGCAGATCGGCGAACGCAACCTGCGCGGCGCCTACGATGTCATCACCGCCACCAACCTGCTGCCGTCGGTTTGCGGCCGCGTCTGTCCGCAGGAGAGCCAGTGCGAAGGCTCGTGCACGGTGGGCGCATCGCTGGAGGCGGTCGCCATCGGCCGGCTCGAGCGGTTCGTCGGCGACACCGCGATCAAGGAAGGCTGGGTCAACATTCCACACATCGAGCCGGGCCGGTTCAAGGTCGGCATCGTCGGATCGGGGCCGGCGGGCATGGCGTGCGCGGCGGACATGGCCAAGGCCGGGTGCGAGGTCACCGTCTACGAAGCCTTCCATGAAGCGGGCGGCGTGCTGAAGTACGGCATTCCGGACTTCCGGCTCCCCAACGCGGTGATCGACGCCGAGATCGAAAACCTGAAGAAGCTCGGGGTCACCTTCGAATGCAACACGCTGGTCGGGCGCCTGTTCACCATCGAGCAGATGATCGATGAGATGGGTTTCCACGCGGTGTTCGTCGGCGTCGGCGCCGGCTATCCGACGATGCTCGGGATCCCGGGGGATTCGCTGAACGGCGTGCTCTCGGCCAACGAGCTGCTGACGCGCTGCAACCTGATGCGCGCCCGCGACTCCAGCTTCGACACGCCCATGCCGATTGGGCACCGGGTCGCCGTGGTCGGCGCGGGCAACACCGCGATGGACGCCATGCGGGTGGCCCTCCGGCTGGGCGCGAAGGAGGTGCACTGCATCTACCGCCGCTCGCGGGCGGAGGCGCCGGCCCGGGCGGAGGAACTGCATCATGCCGAACAGGAAGGGATCGAGTTCCACTGGCTGACGAGCCCGGTGTCGATCCTGGACGACGGCAGCGGCAACGTGCGCGGCATGCGCTGCGTGCGCATGGAACTTGGCGAGCCCGACCAGTCGGGCCGGCGCCGTCCGGTTCCGGTGGCCGGCAGCGAGTTCGACTTCGAAGCCGACCTGATTGTCTACGCGATCGGCACCAATGCCAATCCGATCATGGGCCAGACATCCTCGCTGGCGCTCGACCCGCGAGGCTATATTGCCACCGACGGGACCCTCGCGACATCGGTAGCCGGAGTGTTCGCCGGCGGCGACATCGTCACCGGCGCGGCGACCGTGATCGAAGCCATGGGCGCGGGCCGCCTGGCGGCGCGCAGCATGAAGGCCTACCTCGGCATCCGCGATCCCGGGCGCCCCTATCGGGACCAGGACCGGGGCGAGGCCGTCACGTTATTCGGCATCGACACGCGGGAACGTAATTTCGCGCGCGTCGTGGTGCGGTGA
- a CDS encoding PadR family transcriptional regulator: protein MGPRRKDNLQGTLDLLVLRTLAAGGLMHGYAISECIVQTSGDVLRVEEGSLYPALHRMEESGWIKSAWKRSDNNRRARFYRITASGRRTLVEVTRDWTKHVNAVMRVLRPT, encoded by the coding sequence ATGGGTCCACGTCGCAAAGACAACCTGCAAGGAACCCTCGACCTTCTCGTGCTGCGCACCTTGGCAGCTGGCGGTCTGATGCATGGCTACGCGATTTCCGAGTGCATCGTACAGACATCGGGCGATGTACTGCGTGTCGAGGAAGGCTCGCTCTATCCGGCATTGCATCGAATGGAGGAGTCGGGCTGGATTAAGTCCGCCTGGAAGCGTTCGGACAACAACCGGCGCGCGCGGTTCTATCGGATCACAGCCAGCGGCCGTCGCACTCTCGTCGAGGTGACACGCGACTGGACGAAGCACGTGAATGCGGTGATGCGCGTGCTGAGGCCAACCTAA